A window from Pseudomonadota bacterium encodes these proteins:
- a CDS encoding tetratricopeptide repeat protein, translating into MKTITNQKATATYWFYKAASLWQNGKWTDPKKAIEYLNKAIRIKSDFADAYVNRGTIYDSLGQYLRAIEDYSKAIRITPNYADTYFNRARSYGKFGQCQKAIEDFSKVIALKPDDADAYWSRGIVYGMLGQRQQAIEDYSKAIRINPDHANAYLNRGAVHVELGQYQQAIEDLSEVLRVNPDFVLAYYNRGIAHAELKQYQRAIEDFSAALRLEPDHADAYYNRGIVYENLGQRQRASEDVSEALRLKPDLALAYYDQGEHV; encoded by the coding sequence ATGAAGACAATTACCAATCAGAAGGCCACAGCTACGTACTGGTTTTATAAAGCTGCGTCTCTTTGGCAGAACGGGAAATGGACAGACCCGAAAAAGGCTATTGAATATCTGAATAAGGCTATCCGCATCAAATCTGATTTCGCGGATGCATACGTGAACCGGGGGACAATATATGATAGCCTCGGGCAGTACCTGCGGGCAATCGAGGATTACAGTAAGGCTATCCGTATTACGCCGAATTATGCCGATACATACTTCAACCGGGCGAGATCATACGGGAAGTTCGGTCAGTGCCAAAAGGCAATTGAAGATTTTAGCAAGGTCATCGCCCTCAAACCTGATGATGCCGATGCATACTGGAGCAGAGGGATTGTGTACGGCATGCTCGGTCAGCGCCAGCAGGCAATTGAGGATTACAGTAAGGCTATCCGTATCAACCCGGATCATGCCAATGCATACTTAAACCGGGGGGCAGTGCATGTGGAGCTCGGTCAGTACCAGCAGGCAATTGAAGATCTTAGCGAGGTTCTCCGCGTAAACCCTGATTTTGTGCTCGCATACTATAACAGGGGAATAGCACACGCGGAGCTCAAACAGTACCAACGGGCAATTGAAGATTTTAGCGCGGCCCTCCGCCTCGAACCTGATCATGCGGATGCATACTACAACCGGGGGATAGTGTACGAGAACCTCGGGCAGCGCCAGCGGGCGTCTGAAGATGTTAGTGAGGCCCTCCGCCTGAAACCGGATCTTGCGCTCGCATACTACGACCAGGGGGAACATGTCTGA